The following DNA comes from Bacillota bacterium.
CTGGACAGAATCGGGCGGGAACGGGGCTGGCCGACGACCTTGTTGGTGTTCTTGGTGGTGTAGCGCTTGTTGCCGGGGCCGACCCGCTCGGGGGAGTGGGCCAGGGAGAAGTCCGCGCCGGCCTTGAGCCCCGAAGCCTCCAGGATGGGGCGCATGACGCCGTCCGTGGTGCCCGGGTAGGTGGTCGACTCCAGGCTGATGAGCTGGCCGGGGCGCAGGCGGCCGGCGATCTCCCGGGTGACGTTATCGACGGGTGAAGCGAACGGTGGGTGGCCAGCAACCAAAGGAAGCCGTGGAGTTCAGACGCATCGGGAAGGGCTTCTACAAGATCGTGGTACGCGACCAAAAGGCCATCCGTGAGGCAGCAAAAGAAGCCCTCCGAATCCCGGGCGAGGAACTGCGGCGGCCCGCCCCCTCTTCCGGTCACTCAGCCGCTCCAGCGCGGTGTTCGCTGATGACGACCAGATCGGGTATGCCTTTGAAGTGTGCCGGCACATGTCATCGTCGGGCCAGATGACGTGGTAGCCGCCCAACACACGAGCCAGCCGTTCCATCCTTTGCAGGCCCCATCCGTCTCGCAGGGCTCCTTCGTGCATCTCTGCGATGGTCATGAAGGAGATCATGAGAATATGCCCTTTGAGATGAGCCCGATAGCGTTCAGCGAGGGTGTGGCCCCGCATTAGGTAGGATACGATGTTCGTGTCCAGGACAAGGGAGCTCACCGCTTAGCGTCCTCACGACGTCTCTCGTAGATCCCTCGCACGAAAGCATCAAACTCGTTGTCATCGTCCCAGAGGTCTCTTCCTTGCCCCAAGACAGCTTCAAACGTACCCGGCTCAGAAGGTGCCCCCTCTCTTGCGGACGAGGGAACAGCCTCGCGTTCACCGGCTGCTCCCACAGGAATAGGCTCCACGCTGTGAATAGTGAACCGCCGGATTTGTCCGCTCGTAGGATCGTGTTCCGCCCACCCCCGTAGTCGAACCCAATGCCTCAGGTAGGCATGAACTGTTCCCGCAAGATCTTCATCGAACTCGCATAAAACGGGCTCACCTTCGGCCGGATAGAGGCGGCACTTCATGTCGTCTTCCTTGAAGTCGGCCATCCGAAGCAGACCGTCGATGGTGCGCGTGTTGGCAAGGGACGTCTGGATACGCTGAGTGATCCGCGAGCGGACGGTAGCGTCGAGCACCGAGGTGACGTGCTTGCGCCCGGTGTCCAGTGCGAGCTCAATACGGTCAACTCCGCGGCCGACAAGCTGGCCGATGGTCTTCCACTTGTCCAAAACCCCGGTGTCGTACCCCTCTGGAAGTTCTGGCGCGTGGGCAACGATCTCTCCCAAGCCCTCAACGAAGCGCTCGATGGCCTTCGCCCCGATGTCCATCTCTTCGAAGCTCAAGGGG
Coding sequences within:
- a CDS encoding UDP-N-acetyl-D-glucosamine dehydrogenase: MVAGHPPFASPVDNVTREIAGRLRPGQLISLESTTYPGTTDGVMRPILEASGLKAGADFSLAHSPERVGPGNKRYTTKNTNKVVGQPRSRPILS
- a CDS encoding PIN domain-containing protein; protein product: MSSLVLDTNIVSYLMRGHTLAERYRAHLKGHILMISFMTIAEMHEGALRDGWGLQRMERLARVLGGYHVIWPDDDMCRHTSKAYPIWSSSANTALERLSDRKRGRAAAVPRPGFGGLLLLPHGWPFGRVPRSCRSPSRCV